The nucleotide sequence CAACGATAGAAGATGTGTTTTCAAGATATGTAGTTATTGGCTCAGCAATGGGAGTTATTTCTTTGCTCGTCGGAGGATTTTTTCAGGGATACTATACAGATTTGGAAAACGGAATGTTGTGGTGGTTTGTAGTTGGAATTAGTAGTGCAATAATGCAAATGAATCAAAAACAGCACGCATAACGATGGCAACGATTTCCGTTTGTATCATTGCTCATAACGAACAGGAACATTTGCAAAAAACTCTTGAAAGTGTTTCTTGGGCGAATGAAATCATCGTTGTTGATTGCGATTCTGCCGATGATACGGTTCGCATTGCAAAACATTTCACGCAAAACATATTTCATCGTCCTAATCTTTCGAACTTGAATGAAAATAAAAATTTTAGTTTTGCGCAGGCAACAAGTGAATGGATTCTGTGCCTTGATGCGGATGAACAAATTCCTGCGGATTTGCGTCAAGAAATTCAGTCATTGCTAAAAGCAGGAAATTATTGTGACGGTTATTTCATAAAACGAAAAAATTATTGTTTCGGAACGTGGCTTCGTTATGGTGGACAGTATCCTGATAGACAGTTGCGTTTGTTTCGAAAAGGAAAAGGAATATTCCCAGCTGTTCACGTTCACGAACGTATACATATTACCGGTTCAGTAGGAGTATTAACTTATCCTTTTGAACATCATCCGTATAACTCGGTTTCGCAATATATCAGGAAAATGGATTTTTACACAACGTTTGAAGCGGAAAAAATTCGAGAAGCATTTCGAATTCCGAAATTGTTTGTTGCGCTGAGATATTTTTGCTTTCGACCGGTGCGAAGATTTATCAGCAGATATTTTTTGAAATGTGGATTTCTTGATGGCGTTGCAGGTTTTATTGCGTGTTTTTTTGACGCAGTAGCGCAAGTGATTAGTTATGCAAAGTTTTATTTTAATAAATAAGTAAGTAAACAATTATGGAAAATCAAGAAAAAAACTCTATACTATTTTTTCAATTAGTGTATTCATTGCAAATGGCGGGAATGCAACAATTAGGGAAAATAAAAAATCCCATGACGGATACGATAGAACGGAATTTACAGGAAGCAGAATTGACCATCGATATGTTGGAAATGCTTCACATGAAAACTCAAGGAAATATTTCCGAAGACGAAGAAAAAATTCTTTTAGCAATGCTTCAGGATTTGAAATTAAATTACGTTGATGAAAAAGCGAAAGGAGAATCGTCGTGAACATCGGAATAATGGGAAATAAAATGAAGAAAGAACTTTCAGTGGTACTTTCCGTCTTGATTCAATCGTTAGAATCACATAACGTGCGAATAATTGCCGATGAAGAATTACGAGAATTATTGATGGGTATTCAACGCGCGGATGAGGTTGATTTTGTTCCATTGAAGAATATATCACGAAAATGCGATTTGCTCATAACTATTGGCGGCGATGGAACGATTTTAAACGCCGCAAAGATTGTTGGAAATTCAAACGTACCAATTTTAGGAATCAATCTTGGTAAACTCGGTTTTCTTGCGGAGATTTCATTGCATGAATTAGAAGAAATGCTTGAAGAATTTTTTTCAGATAAATATTCTATTGATGAACGTGTTGTGTTGACTGCCAAGAATACTTTCACGAACGCAGTTGTCTTTGCGATGAACGATATCGTCGTTGATAAAGGTGCAAGTTTCAGAATAATAGATATTGATGCGTTTGTAGATAACGATTATTTAGGAACGTTTGCCGCTGATGGAATTATCGTTGCAACATCAACCGGCTCGACTGCATATTCACTTGCATCGAGCGGACCCATCATTATTCCTTCGTGTGAATCATTAGTGATAACGTTGATTTCCCCTCATAATTTAACTACTCGACCGATTGTTGTTCCGTTGAAGAGTGAAATTCGGTTAAAAGTTTTGCAACCGCATAATCCTGTTCATCTTGTTGCCGATGGAAAAAATGAACAGTTTTTTTCCCCGCCGATTGAATTTAGCATTTCTCTCGCAAAGCACCGTATTAGATTGATAAAAAAAATCGGACATAGTTATTTTGATACGCTTCGAACCAAACTTATGTGGGGAAAACGCTATTCTCAGGATTCGAGAATATAATTTTCAGCATAGTTTTTTTTGCTGACAAGAAAATATTTTATAGATTTAACACACCTTTTAGAAAGTTTTAATAAATACATAACAAATACATTTTCGCCGGAGAATTTTATGGCAAAAAAAACTGCTGCTCTTACATTAAAAACTACTTCGTTGACGCCTGCAAAACTTGCTCGTATAAAGCACGTTATGCGTCATTGTGTATATTGCGGAAAAGAAACCAAAATGGCAATAATGGGCGAAGTGCAACATATAGAAGGAAAGCGTTGGTTTAAATGTACACGATGCCGTCATATGAGTTTGTTAGAAATGGCCTTGAATTCAGCTATCGAAATGCATACACATATTGACGTTACCCAATGCACGCCGTATAATCCGGAAATGGTGTATTCTATTGGACAATTCATTTTTCATTCCGATTGGAACGACACTGGTTGTGTAATGTCTAAATCGAAAACCTCTAGTGGTGGAAATGCAATTATTGTGAGATTTGAAAACCACGGACAAAAAACACTTATCGAAAATTTTAAAGGTTGATTTGCACTTGAAAATACAAAGCATCATACGAAAGGAGGTGGAAACGGTTGGTAGGTATCGTTATTACAGAAAATGAAAATATTGATAAAGCATTACGACGTTTCAAAAAGAAATATGAACGTTCTGGCGTTCTTAAAGAATTTAGAAAACGTACGGTTTTTTTGAAACCTTCAGACCAAAGAAAGGTTGATAAAAATAGGGCAATACGGAGACAACAGCGCATTCAAATGGAAATGGAGTAGCCCGTATAAAAAAAGGCAGAAAGTGTATTTCTGCCTTTTGATTTTAAAAAAGTTCAATGAACATTCAACGATGTGAAAAATCTTTGACAAAAGAAAGTAAGTTCTCTAGTGCTATAATTATTCTTTCACCAGTTTTCCGAATTTTGATTTCTACATTCCCGTTTTTCAAATTTCTCTCGCCGATGATTATTTGTAACGGCATTCCGAGTAAATCTGCATCTTTGAATTTAAATCCTGGAGAAATTGAAATTCTGTCGTCGTAAAGAACTTCAATGTTTTGAAGAGCCAAGTCTTTATACAATGTATTAGCGGCGGCAATCACGTTTTCATTTTCTGCGTTCACTGCTATAAGATGAATAAGAAACGGCGCAATCGCTTTATCCCAGATAATTCCGTTTGCATCGTGGTTTTGCTCGATATGACACGCCGCAATTCTTTCAACTCCGATACCGTAACTTCCCATAATAATTAGCACTTCTTTTCCTTCTTCGTTCAGAACTGTTGCGTGCACTGCATCGGCATATTTTGTTCCGAGTTTAAAAATGTGTCCAAGTTCAATTGCGTTGACGATGCGAAGCATTGTACCGCAATGAACACAGGATTCTCCTGCTTCTACGACTCGTAAATCTGCGTAATTATTAACTTGCACATCTCTTTCCAAATCAATATGCGCGAGATGGAAATCGTTTTTGTTTGCGCCGCTGATGAGTTCGTTTGCGTGTTCAAGCCGTTTATCTGCAATGATGGAAAAATTTTTCAATCCGATTGGACCAATCGAGCCGGCATTTGCGCCAGTATGTTCAAAGAGTTCTTCATCGCTGTACGCACGAAATTCTCCACCGAGTGCTTTTGTCAGTTTCGCTTCATTGAGTTGGTCAGTTCCGCACATTAAAATTAACGTCGGTTTTCCCTGAACATTGTACACAAGTGATTTTGCTAACCTTGTCGTATCTGTTTTCAAAAACTCAGCAAGTTGCTTAATCGTTTTGATATTTGGCGTGAACAATTGCTCGTGTATTTTACTTTCAGTGAGTCGTTCTATTTTTTTTGCATTGGAAACTGCAACTTCAAGGTTCGCTGCGTAACCGCAATGATCGCACAACACTGCAGAATCTTCTCCGCCTTCAGCAGATTCAAGAAGGAATTCCTGTGAACCGCTCCCTCCCATTGCACCGCTCGATGCTCCAACGATAAAAAATTTCAATCCACAGCGATAAAAAATTTTTTTATACGCTTCTGCGTGTAAGTTGTAACTCTTGTCTAAACCTTCCCACGTGTAATCAAGTGAGTACGAATCTTTCATAGTAAATTGTCTTCCGCGCAAGACGCCCGAACGCGGACGCGGCTCGTTGCGAAACTTTGTTTGGATTTGATACCAGATTTGCGGAAGTTCTTTATATGATTTGAGATGATTTTTTGCAATGTGGCAAATAATTTCTTCGTGTGTTGGCGCAAGAACCAGCGGACGATTCTTGATATGAAAAAGTATATCGCCAAATGCTTGCACACGACCTGTTTCTTCCCAGATCTCAATTGGATTCAGTGCGGGCAAATGAAATTCCTGTCCGCCAATTGCGTTCATCTCTTCGCGAATTATGTTCATTATTTTTTGTAGTACGCGATAACCGAGCGGAAGAAAAGAATATATTCCTGCGGCAAGCGGACGCATTAATGCGGCTCGCATCATGAGTTGATGACTTGGAATTTGCGCTTCGGATGGAATTTCTTTAAGTGTCGGGAAAAAGTTTTGTGATAATCGCATTGAAATATTGTTCTTTTTAAAAAATTGAGGTGCAATATAAAAAGATTGAAGAAATATTTTCCTCGCGTCAAACTTTTCTTACTTTTTGCCAAAATTATTGTTCTAACATGCACATAAAAGAATTTGAAAAATTTGTTGAAATAGTTCGACGCTTAAGAAAAGACTGTCCTTGGGATAGAGAGCAAACACACACTTCGATTCGGCATAATTTGCTTGAGGAAACATACGAAACTATCGAAGCAATCGAACATAACGATTTGCAAGAATTAAGAAAGGAGTTAGGTGATTTACTTCTACACGTTGTTCTCCATTCAGTAATCGCGGAAGAAACAAATGAGTTTTCGTTGCAAGAAGTCATTGCAAAAGAAAGTGAAAAACTTATTCATCGGCATCCGCACGTGTTTGGAGAAGTTGAAGTATTAGATGCAAAGGAAGTAAAACAAAATTGGGAACGATTGAAAATGCAAGAGGGAAGAAATTCTATTCTCGATGGCATTCCTAAAGAACTTCCAGCGTTACAGCGTTCGTATCGTTTGCAGGACAAAGCAGGAAAAGTTGGTTTTGAATGGAACAATAAAGAAGATGCGTGGAAAAAATTTGAGGAAGAACTTGGTGAATTTCACGAAGCCGTGGACAAAGGAAAGTACGATGAAATTGAAGATGAGTTTGGCGATTTGCTTTTCACTCTTGTCAACTATGCTCGTTACATCAATGTTCAACCGGAAAATTCTTTGCGTGGAACGTGTGAAAAATTTATTACACGTTTTCAGTTCATTGAAAGAGAATTAAAGAAGCGGGGAAAAGATATATATCAAAGTTCTTTGGAAGAAATGGATGCACTGTGGAATGAAGCAAAGAAGCATCAATCGAAATAAATCATTCGCCTTCTTTTTTTCCATTGTAATGTTTTTCGTATGCGTTGAGAATTTCTTTTACTAAACGATGGCGCACGACATCGCTTTTATCGAAATACACGTACGCAACACCATCAATATTTTTCAAAATATTTCGAATCTCCACCAAACCAGAGGTTATTTTTGATGGTAAATCTATTTGTGTAATATCACCCGTAATAATCGCTTTCGAGTTTATTCCCAATCGCGTTAAACACATTTTCATTTGCATACTTGTTGCATTTTGCGCTTCATCTAAAATGACAAAAGCATTGTTTAACGTTCTTCCTCGCATATACGCAAGTGGCGCGATTTCAATAACCTGTTTTTCAATGTATGTTTTCAGTTTATCGAACGGAATCATATCATTGAGCGCATCATACAACGGTCGCAAATACGGATTTACTTTTTCTTGCAAATCACCCGGAAGGAATCCTAAACTTTCTCCCGCTTCCACAGCAGGACGAGCAAGAATAATTTTTGTGACTTCGTGATTTTTCAATGCCGCTACTGCAAGCGCAACGGCTAAATATGTTTTTCCAGTTCCGGCAGGACCAATAGCAAAGACAATATCATTTACTTTCGCTGTTCGCAAATATTCTCGTTGTCTTGGAGTTTTTGCTTTTATAATTCCGTTGCGAGTATAGAGAACAACATTATCGAGTTCATTTTGTTGCAATGTTGCGGCAATATTTTTGGGAATTGCTCCATCACCGTTTACAAGAATCAAATCAATAACGGTTTCTACATCGCTAGTGTGAAGTTCTCCATTTTTATTTAAAATGTACGTGAGTTCTTTAAATATTTTTTCTATGTGTTCAATTTGCTGATTATCTCCCTGAATGGTAATTGTATCACCGCGCACGACAATATTTGCACCGAAATGCTCTTCGATGGTTTTGAGATTTGCATCGTTCACACCGATTAACGAAAGCATATCTACATTGGGAATCTTTATCTTTTTTTCTGCCAAATGTTTGAAATGAATTAGTCGCTAATGTGATTGAAAATAGAAAACCCTCGATTGCTTTTGTTCAAAGCAAAGGAGGGTAACTTTTAAAAGAAAAAAACTTCAATTTTAAAAATTCTTTACCTTTTTGCTGTAATACTTGTTAGCAGCAGATTTTTCTTCTTTCGTCAGAGATTTTCCTTCAGGAATTTTCAGTTTTTGTTTTGGGTAAATAATATCCGGGTTTTGAATTTGTTCACGGTTTCCTTGCCAGATTTTGGGCCACATCCACGCATTTGCATAAATATCAGGTTTCTTTGCAATATTCCATAGACAATCGCGGTTTTTTGCCCACGTACCAACGATGTATGTTTTTTCTTCTGAAAAAAGTGGTGCGCCGGATGATGAACGCATCAAATTCGCAATATTATCTTTCAGCGAGGAAATTCGATTTGCAAATCGAGGAAGTTGAGCAACTTTCATACTTGCCATTTCATCCACGCGTTTTATTGTGTTTAGAATTTCGTCTTTATATTTCAATAATTCTTCATCAGAAATATGCATAAGTTCTTGGATACGAGTTTCGTGTTTTGTCAGTTCTTTATCGAAGGCTTCTACTTCAGCGCGGGTCATTCCGTACATTTCAAATAATGTATTTTCCGCCGCAATAATATCTGCGTCTAATTCTATTGACTGAGCACTTAAATCCTCAATGTCTTTATGGAGTTTATCAAGTTGCGATTTTGCAGCGTCGCGTTTTGAAGTAAATTCGGTTATTTGTTTTTGCCATTCTTCTTTTGTTAACGGCTCATCTTGCGCAAATACAAGAGTAAATGACAACGAAAAAATAGTAAATAAATTGAAAAGTGTTTTCATAATGTTGGTCCTTTACTTCGATTGTGCTGTTTTTTGTTCGTCGAGAATCGTTTGCAACTTTGCTTTTTTCTCGTTGACTTGTTTTTCTAAATCTTCTTTTTCTTTTTGCTTTGCTTCAATTTCCAGTTGTAAGTGTGCAACTTCTGCTCGTAAAGAAACTAATTGACGCATTTCTTCGTCGGTGGGCTTATTGCTGCAACTGGAGAACAACAACATTCCACTCAAAAGAGGTATCATCGTCAATATTCGAAATGAAATAAATTTTTGAATCATAACAATATCTGAGTAAATATCTAAGTAAATAAAATTTTGCGGGGAAAAGTTACAAAATAAAACTTCTCAAGACAACAGAACAAATATTTATTTTAAATTAAAAAAATTATATTAACCGTCGCTCCGCAAAACTTGTGTATGAATCGCCGGCAATAATTACGTGGTCATGAACAAGTATTTCCATTATTTTCCCTGCTTCAACAAGTTGTTTTGTGATTCGTATATCGTCAGAACTGGGTTCTGTATTTCCCGAAGGATGATTATGAACAAGTACGATAGAAGCGGCTCGTTCTGAAACTGCGATACTAAATACTTCTCTCGGGTGAACGAGTGAGGCGTTGAGTATTCCCTGCGTGATGCGCTTGTCGGAAATATAATTGTTTGCACTGTCGAGTAACAATACGTGAAATTCTTCGTGTTGAAGATGGGCAAGTCTTCCATAAAAGTGTTCAAAGATATGTACAGGAGTAAATATTTTTTTATCACCTGCTCTTTTTTCTCCTTTAATTCTATTTGATAATTCGAATGCTGCTTTCAGAATGGTGGCGCGTGTTTCTCCCAAATAAATATCTTTCCCTTTCGATGAAACAGCAACTTTTGTATTTCTCAGGTCAGCAACTCGCAGTTTCGACAATTGCAAAAGTGAACGGTCTTGAGTTAAAAATTTTGCGATATCAAGGGCGTTGGAACCTCTAAATCCGCTCCGAATGAGAATTGCAAGTAATTCAGCGACAGAAAGCGATTCTTCACCAAGTTTGAGTAGTTTTTCTCTTGGTCGTTCACCTTCGTTCCATTCTTTTATCGTAAGATAAATCGGTGTTTCCTTCACGGTCAAATTATTTTTCATTTGCAAACGCTTCTCCGATTTTTTTTATTTCTCCATTGGTAAACTGCAATATATGAACAAACTGATTTGTTCGCTTCTTACGAAATGCAATGTACGAATGTGCATTTTGATATTCATTGAGTAATGGAAGATGTTCTGCAATCAATGTACGAGACGGTGTTTTTTCTGCTTGACGATACAGCGTCATAAATGCATCGTAACCGTAAAGAAAATATTTTTGCGGTTGTTTTTTGAGCGAAAATGCAAGCGAACGTACTTGCTCTTCATTCTCAAAATAATCAGAAGAAAACGTAACACCATCAGCATCAAGTTTGTACATAAATAAGTGCGAACGTTGATTCCATTCACTATTGCCGAACACACGTCCGCGAATGTTGAAATATTTCAACTGTGCCATAATAATTCCGATATCTTCCGAAGTTCCGAGAGAAACGTAGAGTGCATCAATTTTTTTCCCTTTCGTTGTTTTGAGAATAGAAGTTATTTGTTCTTTCAAATTGATAATGTTCGATGGAAAATATTCACTCGCAAGAACGGTTCCTTTGAATAATTCTGTTCCTTGGAGAAAACCCTTAGCCGATGAAATTGCATGTTGCTCATTCGCTGAAAGAATGACGACGTTTTTCAGTTGCAACTCGTTCACAACATACGAAGCCATTGCTTTTCCTTGTGTTTCGTACGACGAAGTAAGTTGAAAAATATACGAGCCGAGTGTAGCAATCGTATCTGCAGAAGTCGTGGGAACAAGTAACGGAATCGCATAAGTGTTCGCAGTTACTGCGGCGGAAACAACTTCATTGCTGAATAACGGTCCAAGAATACCGATAACCGAACTATCGCCAGCAATTTCTTCAACTTTCAACGAAGCAGTGAACGATTCTTGTTTGGTATCTCGAACGAATAATTCCAAACGAATTTTTGGATAAAATTTTTTTTGAACTTCACGCAATGCAAATTGAATTCCTTCCAAAACGCTTTTACCAATATCTGAGGACGCGCCGGAAAGCGGAAGCAGAACGGCGAAACGATAAATTTTTTCCGCCGCAATGGAAAAGAGCGCTACTCGTTTTTTGAGTTGAGGTTCGAGTTGTAATTTTTTGAGTGAATCGAGCAGTTTCGCCGATTCAATAATATTTCCAAGCGATGAGTTTTTTTTTAGGAGATAAAAGAGTAAATGCGGTTTAGAAATTATCCATTGTTCATTTCTGGAAATTTGCTCGAGCAAAGCGAGAGAAAGTTTCGTTTCAGCAAATTTTTCGGAAGCAGAAAGTGCCGTGGTTCGGTACTTACTACTTGTATCTTCTATGATGGAAAGATAGGTACGAAATGCTGGAAGGTGTTGGTTATACTGAACATAACATTTTGCGAGAAGAAATCGCGCTTCATCGCTAAATTTGCTATCGGAAAAGTGTAGAAAAAATGTTTCAAGTGTGTGCGCTGCTCGCTCGAATTCTTTGTTGTTAAAGAGTGATTTCGCTGCCATTACGTATGATGCACTCGTTCTCTGATTTGGAGGAAACGTTGCAACGATGGTACTGAATTTAGCGTATGCTTCGGAGAATTTTTTTTCTTTGTATAATAATAATCCATCGGAAAATTTTGTTCCCGCTTCCGGAATGACTCGAAATTTTTCCTGCGACTGAAGGAAAAGAACACCGAAAAAAAATGAGAGAAATAACGAAAAGCAATGTGTCTTTCGTTTCATTTTTTAATAAGAATTATTTAAGCGAAAGAAGAAATTAAAATCGCAACCGTATTCCTGTTCCGAATGAAAATTGCTGGAAACCTTTCGGAGTAAAAAGAAAACCGATGTTTTCTGAACCGATATCCCAATTGAAATAATAAAAATCCAAGCCAATGCCGCCGGAAATACTGAACCGGTCTTTTCCACCGAACGCAACCCCCATTCTCAAGGGAAGAAAATTCCACGGACGATATTCTCCTCCGAAAGAAATGCGCGCACGTTTGGAATTTCCGAGCGCATCGTTAAATCCTTGTTTGTATTGAATTGCAAGAAGCCAGTTTCCCAAATACGGAATATCTGTTCTCATTGATGCTCCGAAAAGAAATGCTGTTGGGAGTTCGGAGGAGAAGGATGAAGTTGTATCGCCTTTTAATTCGGAAATATTTTCTTCCAAATCATTGAGGAACGCATCAACACTATCTTGACTTTCTTTTTTTGTAACATCAGAAATTCTCATTTGAGAAGAGAACGAACCCTCGATTGGAAACCGCGACCATTGCATTTCGCCTATGTCGAGAACGCTCATTCCGATGCGAACTTTTTCGAACACACGCAACGAAATTCCGAAATCGAATGCAAGCGCATTTCCTGCATCGTGCGGCGATGGAGAAAACGATGCGCCAGAATCGAACACGGAAGCAACGGAAGCGAAATAATGAATATTTGCAGAGCCGTAAATATCATACATTGGTCTTCCGATAGAATCGTTGGTTCGAGGGTTGCCGAATTGAACATCGTAGTTATCCAAATCGAAATAGAATAATCCCTGAAGAATTTTTATGGAAAAGCCCGCAGTAAAATCTTCGACGTAGGGAATGAGTTCAGGAATTTCTCGCGCATAGGTAAAAGCATATTCGCGAAGTTCTTGCGCATTGATGGATGTTCCTTTTAAACTGTATAAACTTCCGGAAGAATCTAATCCATAAAGTGGAAGCCGAAGATAATCTTTCGGCAATTCGAGATTCATATTAAATCGTTCGGTAACAGTAAAAGCAAAGTTTCCGATATCATTGTTGTGAATGGATAAACCGAATAATCGCGTCTCGAAATCGAAATGCGTTTCGGCAAGTCCTTCGGGAAAAATTGAGAGTACATCTTGCTTGTCTTCGTTCGTTAAAAATTTTCCGATTTTTTTTCCATTTACAATTGTTCCGGTAAAATATTTTGAATAGATATCGTAGTTTATTAAATCTGTACCGAAATTGAAACTGAGTGCAGGCAGCAGAGAAAGAGTAACATTCGGTAGTTCTTCGGGAACAAATATTGTTGTGTCGTGTCGTGCGATTTCTATTTTGCTGTTGTTCACTTCATACGTCTCTTTTGTATAAAATGTCGAGTCGTGTGGAACCTGTCGTGTTTCGGTTTGAACAATGATGGTGTCATGAGAAATTTGAAAAACCGTTGCGCTATCGCCATCAAAAATAAGTGTATCGTGATTTGTCGAAGTAATGAGGTCGAACAAAAACACGGAATCTTTCATAATTGTTTGTGTGTACACGCGAGTTGTTTCTGCGAGTTCGCGAAAAAGCACAAGCGAATCGTGCGAAATAGTGATGATCATTTCATCCAACATTCGAGGTCTGTCAAAGCGCCCGAGACGTGCGGGATTAATTCCAACAGCGTCAATTCCTCCGGTTGTTGAAACAGTAGAATTGCTTTGCGACACACCGGAAATGGAAGTGCGTTCTCCTGCAACGAGGAACGTGGAGAATATCCAAAGCGATACAAAGGCGAATGTGGTCTTCATTGTTATTCTCCTTTTCTTTTTGAGTGAACAATTTTTTGTTGAATGACATTATCTTCTCCGTTTACTCGATACGAAAGATTTGCAGTAATTCGTACACGAATATTATCCGTTGAATGAAACGCAACAACACTATTTCCCGAAGTTTGCATCAGCAATTTAAAGATGATAAAGTCACCGTTTGCAATATCTTGCGCGTCACTGTTGAACACTTCGATTTTTGAAAGCGTGCGTGATGGAAGTCCCTGCGAAGCATACGAAGAATCAATGATAAATTGTTGATGAAAATTTGTTCCGTTGATGGTATCGCCGCTCATCCAAACACTATCCACCATATCAAAAGTAAACGTAATTCCAATGGGAAGTTTATTATCGAATGCGAAGGCAATATTTCCATAGTTCACATCACTAAGATTTTCTTTGTCGAAATTGGTTTCTACTTCAGTCGTGTCAAGAAATTGAGCGTTATCTATTCCTAATTTCATTGGAATTGTAAAATCAATCGTGCCGAACAACGATGTTGTATCGGCAATAAATCCCGATTCGTAATTCGGGTTAAATGTTGCAACGCCTTTCATAATGAATTTATTCGGCAAATCCGGAAATGCGAATGAAGCAAGAAATTGGTCAATAACCAAATTAATGGTATTGAAAACATTCGGGAAAATAGTATCTTGACCTGCAGGAATAAATATCGAATCAATGATACCTGTGTTTTCATTTATTCCAATAATTTTCATATTGAGCGCCGTTTTTACGCCTCCGCCGACAAACAATCCCAAATCAACTTTGAATCCAGAAAAACGTATGTTGCCGCTGAAATGCGGGTCCACGTCGGCCAAATCAACGGAAAGTGTTTCATCAATTGACGATTGAAACGGAGTAACTTTTCCCTGAACGGATTGAAGAACAAAGTTAGAATTTGTTGGGATACGGATATACGTTCGTACTACATCAGTGCTGTGGATGGTTCTGTATGAATTAGCAGAATCCAAATTGCTGATGCGCGCTTCGTAAACAAATTTGTTTGTTGCTCCGAAAGGAAATGTAATTTGATATTCCTGCATATTTATCGGAACAACAAGACTGTCCAAACGCGGAATCTGATTGTCAATCAGCAATGTATCGTACGGCGGAAATCGTTTCGTAAAATTTCCCAACTTGAGTTTGATTCCAATATTTAAGTCCACAAAATTTTCAACTATAAAAAACATTGTTCCTTCTTTAAACATTGCAAACTGAACTAATGTTGGCTGCGAAGTTGAATCAGTGAAAAAATCTGCGGAGTCTTTTATTCCCGTTACATTTTGCTGAGGAATTTTTGCCCTTGCTGCGACTGCAACGACATTCAATATTTCCATAGAAAAAGAAATTTTTGCCTGGTCTTCACCCAAAGGGAGTTGTATAAGTTGACTATTCGTGAGAACGTGCGCATACAATTGCAGAGAATTTTTTATCGTGTCGTTTAAATTTTCCGAAACCATTGCAGAATCGCCCGGCAAAATTGTTCCCAGCGATGAAAACGATGCAACAGAAGTTCCGCCAACTGCGTTTGTGATATTTA is from Ignavibacteria bacterium and encodes:
- the radC gene encoding DNA repair protein RadC; translation: MKNNLTVKETPIYLTIKEWNEGERPREKLLKLGEESLSVAELLAILIRSGFRGSNALDIAKFLTQDRSLLQLSKLRVADLRNTKVAVSSKGKDIYLGETRATILKAAFELSNRIKGEKRAGDKKIFTPVHIFEHFYGRLAHLQHEEFHVLLLDSANNYISDKRITQGILNASLVHPREVFSIAVSERAASIVLVHNHPSGNTEPSSDDIRITKQLVEAGKIMEILVHDHVIIAGDSYTSFAERRLI